One genomic segment of Ictalurus punctatus breed USDA103 chromosome 12, Coco_2.0, whole genome shotgun sequence includes these proteins:
- the cibar1 gene encoding CBY1-interacting BAR domain-containing protein 1, with amino-acid sequence MDATRTTRQLEETIDLFERQKIRDIKKIFGEFVTVEMVFHAKALEVYTTAYQHIQNVDEEADLEIFRSTLHPPDYQSRIEIVRSNSKTSLNHTSTSVSKSGSLQSSTTKGQKKGVEDEEEEEEGDDDDDDDDDDDDDDDDLEDVTDDDK; translated from the exons ATGGACGCCACACGCACGACTCGCCAGCTCGAGGAGACAATAGACCTGTTTGAAAGGCAGAAGATCCGAGATATAAAG AAAATCTTCGGGGAGTTTGTGACTGTGGAGATGGTGTTTCATGCCAAAGCGTTGGAGGTGTACACTACTGCCTATCAGCACATCCAGAATGTGGATGAAGAAGCAGATTTAGAG ATTTTCAGGAGCACCCTGCATCCCCCTGACTATCAGTCACGCATCGAGATCGTCCGTTCTAATTCCAAAACATCCTTAAATCACACCAGCACATCTGTGAGTAAATCAGGGTCCTTGCAG TCAAGTACTACAAAAGGACAGAAGAAAGGGGTTGAAGacgaagaagaggaggaggaaggtgatgacgacgatgatgacgacgatgatgatgatgatgatgatgatgatttggaGGACGTTACAGATGATGACAAATAA